The genomic region GGTAACGACAATTCTGCGAGAAAATACAGTGTTACCGCCGATGAGCGTAGCAACCGCCTGATCCTTCGGGGCGATGAAACCTTCCGCGGTAAGATGCGCGGCCTGATCGTGCAACTGGATCAGCCCTCTGCCAGTGGCGGGGCGACCAAGGTTATCCGCCTAAAGCATGCGGATGCGAAGAGCCTTACTGAGCTTTTGACAGGCGTGATGGGTGAGCTGACTAAGGAAGGTGCCGGTGGCGGCGCCAGCAACAAGCCCCAGGGTAATTTCGCGGTGTTTGCAGATGAGGGGCTGAATGCCCTGGTGGTTCGTGGCGAGCCTTCTCTGATGCAGGAAGCCGAGGAAATTGTTGCCGCGCTGGATGTGCGCCGTGCGCAGGTATTGATTGAAGCCGCCATTGTAGAAATTAGCGATGAGCTGGGGCAGGATCTTGGCGCTCAGGTCGCCTTGGGTGATGAGTCTGGCTCTTCCACGCCAGTAATGGGAACAAACTTTGGTAACGTAGGTAAGAGCTTGGGCGATGTGCTTGGCGCAATACTCACGGAATCTGCCATTGCGCCAGCCATTGGGGGTATCACCGTAGGAGCCGGCCAGCGAAACGAAAATGGCATAAGCTGGGGCATTCTTTTGCAGGCGCTTTCTACTTCTGCAGCCGCCAACCTGCTGTCGACGCCGAGTCTCATCACCCTAGACAACCAGGAAGCGGAAATTATTGTAGGCCAGAACGTTCCGTTCCGCACCGGGCAGTCCAGCGTGGCGGGCGATGGATTGGCCAACCCGTTTACCACGATTGAGCGTCGGGATATTGGCCTGACCCTGAAGGTGACCCCAACCATCAGTGCGGATGGCTTGGTGAGGCTTGTGGTGGAGCAGACCACAGAGAGTGTGGCCGATAGTATTGAAGATGCTTCGGATATTGTGACGAATAAACGTGAAATCAAAACAACCGTGCTGGCGGATGATGGTGAAACCATTGTATTGGGTGGCCTTACCCGTGATGACTACATGGTAAACACGAGCAAGGTTCCGCTGCTGGGCGATATTCCCTATATTGGGCGCTTGTTTTCATCAGAGTCTGAGCGCCGGGTAAAGCGCAATTTGTTGGTATTTTTGCGTCCGAAGATCTTGCTGGATAAGGGTGACGCGGTTGCTGCAACAGCGGAGAAATTCAATAAACTCTGGAAGGTAAACTTGGATATCCGCGATAAGCTCGGCCTACCAGAACGAAGAGCTAACCCGGGCGTTGATGCGCTTTTCAGCCCGGGGGAGGGTGAGTTGGCCCAGTAAGCCAGCTTTCTACTCACACTACCTTCTTCACACCACCTTTTTCGGAAGTAAGTTGAGGCATTCCGCTTTCTGCTGCTCGTTCAAATCACTGATAAGTAGGGCGTAGCAGAGTTGAATGGCACCCGCCCGGGTATACAGCAAGCCACGAAAGGTTGACGGCAGGCGCTGCAATAGCTTAATAGCAAAATCTTCGCCTTCCGGGCTGATTGTTCCGACTCGCTCCGATAACTTTTGTGTGCTGGCAAAACCTGATGCAGCTGATGGTCAGCCCTCGCCCGCCGCTGTAAAACGACGAGCGAAGCAGAAAGCCGCCTATCTGGCCGATCATTAGAATGCCAGAAAGCAGGGCAATAAGGCGCACGAGAAGGCTGGTGTTGCGCCGGGCACTGGCCTGGCGCCTGGAAAAATCCTGGATGAGCCATGTTTCAGGGCCTTAAAAGGCCACTTTGGGCACTTGTCGGGCCTCTGGCGTCTCAAGTTCCAGTTGCGAGGTTTCTTTGAATGAGAGCATGCCAGCGATCACGTTGTTGGGGAATTGCTCGCGGTAGATGTTGTAGCTCATCACGCCATCGTTATAAGCCTGGCGGGCAAAGGAAACCCGGTTCTCTGTGCTCGAAAGCTCTTCCATCAGTTGCTGGATGGTTTCGTTGGCTTTCAGGTCGGGATAGTTTTCAGCCACCGCATAAAAATTAGCAAGGGCCTTGGTAAGTAGGTTCTCGGCGCCACTGAGGCGTTGAATCTTGGTGCCGTCTCCTGGGTCTTTGGCGGCATCTTTCTGGGCACTTACGGCGTTGTTCCGGGCTTCCATAACCTGGGTCAGCGTTGATTTCTCGTGCACAAGGTAGGCTTTTGCGGCTTCGACCAGGTTGGGAATAAGATCGTGCCGACGCTGGAGTTGCACATCAATCTGGGCAAAACCATTTTTGAACTGGTTGCGCAGAGACACCAGGCGGTTGTAGATAAAAACCGGATAGATTGCTGCGACAGCAATAATGATCAGGCCAATAATGGTGGTTCCCATGGCAACTCCTCACAGGTAATGAATCAGGCGTTATTTTCTATGATTTTTTGGTGGAATCCCTGAACAAACGTCTCAAAAACCGCAGGGCGCAGAGGTTTACTGAAGAAGTATCCCTGTGCCAGCTTGCAGCCGCGCTGGCTCAGGTAATATTCCTGTTCTGCCGTTTCCACACCTTCAGCAACGACGGTCAAGTTGAGGCTTCGGCCGAGATCGATAATGGTGTTGGTGATACGGGTGTCTTCCTCGTTAATGAGCAGATCCCGAATAAACTGCTTATCGATCTTCAGGTGCTGTACCGGCATTTTCTTGAGATAGGTAAGAGATGAGTAGCCGGTACCAAAGTCATCTACCGCAAGGCTGATGCCCGCCCGGTTCAGAGCGTGAAGTTTGGCGACTGCATCTGACAGGTTGGTCATAAAGCTGGTTTCTGTGACTTCCAGCTCTAGGCGGCCTGCGGGAATATCGTAGCGCTTCAGGGTGCCTAGGATGTCATCCACAATGCGATCTTGGCGTAACTGTACGGCAGACAAATTCACAGCGACGCGTAGGGGTAACCCCTTGTCTGCCCACAGCTTGGCTTGCAGGCAGGCCTGCTCCAGAACCCACTGGCCTATCTCAACGATGGACCCATTGTTCTCTGAAACTGGAATAAAGTAATCCGGCGGCACCAGCCCGCGCACTGGGTGTTCCCAACGGAGTAGGGCTTCTGCGCCTATTACCCGTTTCGTTTGAAGATCTATCTGGGGCTGGTAAACCAGGTGAAACTGGTCCATTGCCAGAGCTTGCGAAAGGTCTTTTTCGAGCTGTTTGCGGTCGCGGATTTCTTGGTCGATGCTTGCCACGTAAAATTGGAAATGATCCCGGCCCTTTTGTTTGGCCAGCATCATGGTCTGTTCCGCGCTCTGGAGTAGTCGATCTGGCTGGATGGCGTCGGAGGGGTATAGAGCAATACCCAGGGTTGCCGTCATGGAAACATTATGGCCTTCCACTCCCATGGTTTCACTGATTCTCGCCAGAATGGCTTCCGCGGTATCTGCCGCCTGAAAACCGTCTTTGAGCCCTTTCTCAACAATAACAAACTGATCACCGCCAAGGCGGGCTATGGTGAAACGTGAGCCGTTCAGGCAGCTCATAAGCCGGTCTGCGACGGTTTGTAAGGTGAGATCGCCAGTGCGAAAGCCGCATTGATCGTTAATGGATTTAAAGTCATCAATGCCGCAAACAATGACGGATAAAAGAGTGTGGTTGCGCTTAGATTCTTCAATATCCGCCTGCAGCATGTCCATAAAACTGTCCCGGCTGAGCAGCCCGGTAAGCTGGTCGTAGCGGGCGAGCCGGCTCACTCTGTCTTCCGCTTCACGTTGGCGTTCTTGGCTTTTTCCAATGGCAATAAGCAGAGTATTCGTGGCTTTAACCCAGTGCCCAAGTTCGTCCTTTTCATGACCAGATGGCGTGGCAATCAAGCGGTCATCCGGGTGCGCAGGGTCCACCTGTTTCACGGAATTTACAATGCGCAAAAGTGGACGGGTAAGCAGCATGTAAAAAACGAAGTACAGCACCATTCCCAAGATCACAGCCGTAGCAATGACGGAGGTGAATGTGACGATGGCACGACCCAGCCAAATGTTGGCAGCCGGCGCGGTATCGTAGTGAACAACAAAGTAGCCGTATACGGTGTCTGAATTGCCGTTGCGCATCAGTTCGGTGCGGAATTGGCGCTCGGCACCAAACATCCAGTTAATCAACGGGCGGAATACGCTTTCGGTCAAAGGCCGCTCTCGGGAGCTCAAGGGCTCGCCGTTGGCGTGAAGAATCTGGGCTAGGCGTACTGCTTCCCGAGCAAAAAGGCCGTCGACGACTTGATTTGCCAAGTCGGCGTCGATGCTGAACACAGCTTGCGTGGACGCATCTTTAACCATGGCGATGGTCTGGCTGGCCTGGTTGTCCAGGTCAGTCGAAACGCGTTGTGCATCGAGTACTACCTGTATGGCACTGACAATCACACCGCTGATCAGTGCGACGGCAAGTATCCACCGAAGGATGCGGTAGTCAAGGCGGTTTTCTACCTTAAAAGATTTGTGCATTCAGACCTGTCTTTAGCCTGTTCGTCAGGCGCCCATATTCTTGTAGAACACATTGCCGACAACGCGGATTATGGTTCACGTTAAACTACTGTGTAGGGAGAGTATCGGCGATTTTTTTAAATACTTCAGGGTACTGTCGTTTCAATTTGTAAATTTAGTGAATGGTCATATAAAAAACGCCCACTAGTAGCCAAGCCATTTACCTTAAGTGTGGCTGAGGTTACTGACAAAACCGCTAGAAGCGCCTATACTACTGTATATACAGGGCGCTGTTGTGCTTACCTGTTGGTGGTCTACACTTACTCCATACCTGAATGTATTTGGAGGCTACCGTGCAGCACGATGATTTCAACGACCTTCTACGCCGCGTTCCTGACTTCACCACCCCACAGCTGAAAAAGCTACGGCATCATATTGAAAAACGCGTCAAACTGGATGCTGTTTACGAGACGCTGACGGCCAGTGAAGAGGCGGTTACCCAGTGCCCTTATTGTCAGTCCAAGATGTTTATTCGCTGGGGATCATCCGGGAATGAGCGCCAGCGCTACCGCTGTAAACATTGCGCAAAGACCTTCAACGCGCTGGTGGGTAGCCCGCTGTACCGCATGCGTAAAGAAGAGCTCTGGCTAGAGTATGTGGAAACGATGCGCTATGGCCTATCCCTACGCAAAGCGGCCAAGGTGACCGGTGTCAGCCTACGCACGGCCTTTCGCTGGCGTCATGCCTTTCTAAGCAGTCCCAGAGATCATAAGGCTACGTCGTTGTCCGGCATCATCGAGGCCGACGAGACATTCCTGCCGGAGTCCTTCAAGGGAAAAAAGACGATGCCTCGGCCAGCCCGTAAACGTGGGGGCGGTAAGGTGACTCAGGTGCCCATCGCATTGGCGCTGGATCGCTCCGGACACATTACCCACCATGTTCTAGAGCACGACACTAAGGAGGAAATTATCGCAGCCTTGGCCCCAGTGATCCGCGAGAACTCCGTCTTGTGCACAGATGGCAACCTTTCCTATGTAGAAATGGTGAAGACGTTTGACCATCTTGAGCATAAGCGATTGATTGCGAAGGATAACAGCCGGGTTGTTGAGGGTGTTTACCACATCCAGACCCTGAACAATTTTACCCAACGCTGGAAGGGTTGGCTTAAGCGCTTCCACGGTGTCGGAACGGCCCGCGTGGACAATTACCTGGCGTGGTTCCGCTTTATGGACGAAAGGGAGGAGTTTCAAGATATTGTTTGGGTTCGGGAGGCGATTCCCAGTTTGGAATGGCCTACCAACAGGTAAGCACAACAGCGCCATATACAGACAGTATAGGCGCTTCTTTTTATGGGAAAGAAATCTTTCCAGAATAAACCGCCCCGCATTCCCTTCCCGTTCGAAGGTATTCAAGTCAATGGATGTCGAAATCCGACGTGTGAGAATTTTTTAACGCTTAGTCCGATCAAAAATATTGATGGATGTGAAGGGGGTATTCCTGAAGCCTTCCAGAGAGGCGGCGGATCCTATCGTCTATCTGGAAGGGGTAAAGCCAAGGCATCTCTGATTTGTGAGATTTGCTCCAAGAAAAAAGCTCTGGGTGAAGATGTTAATGCTGTATCAACCGCTCTAAAGAGTAATCAGGCTGTCCACGAAGAGCTTAGTAGGATATCGAGCCACCTAGATCCAAAATCAATTATCTGCCCAAACTCAAAATGCTCAAGCAATATGGATAAAAAGCCTATTTCCGTCAAAAAGAATGGCAAAACGACTAGCGGAAACCAAAGGTATATTTGCCTCCACTGTCGGAAGAGTTTTTGTGGTAAACCGAAGGCTCGCAAGCACTCCAAGCCTCATTTAAACAGGTTACTATTCAAGCTCCTGGTCAACAAACAACCGATCAACCGTATTGCTGATGTTTTGGATATTTCAGAAAAAACGGTTTACGACAAAATCAGATTTATTCATCGCCAGTGTTTATCGTTTGTTTCTGAGCGAGAGAGAAGACTTGAGAGCAGAGTTTTGAGCGATTTTATCTTTCAACAGACCGTCAAGTTCTGATGACCAACTGGACTCAACGAGGTGACAAAAGGAATTGCGACCTCTACGGAATTGCCACGGCATGCTTGAACTCAGGCTACGTTTTCGCTTTCAACTTTAATTACGATGGCTCTGTGGACTCCAGTTTGGCAGAGCGGGACTCAGTTGATAGTGGTGATCACGAAAGACCAAAACACCACCGAAAACACGCTAGAGTCTGGTTGAGCGAGGAGTTCAATGACGCTGTAAAGAATCGCTTACCTAGAGAGAAGTTACCATATGCCGGAAATCTTAGAGATGAAATTCAGATCAGAGCTCTGATCGAAAAAAGCTCTAATGTTCCCGATTCGTCGGAGAACATCGATCAAACAAAAAGTCTTCCTAATCGCGGTGCCTTGGTTCATAACGAATACACCATGCTGGCTCACTTCTTTTTACTGAAACGGTTTTTCAGGAGCACAGGGAAAACTCGCTTCTTTCTGGATCTGGATAGCGGGATGAAGACGGCCTATATTTCTGCGTTTCGTGAGGAAATTGGAGAAGGCCGATCCGATGGGTTCTTAGTTAGGGCTTCGAAAAATAAAACAAATGATGAGAAAGAAAAGCTGGTAGCAAATTTCAAACGCATGGTTTCCAAAATGTCAGGAACCCCAGTCAAACAGCTGACCTTCAAAATCCTAATGGATGTAACTAACGGAATTATCGCGGAGCGTTTAAAGAAACCCATTAAGGTTCCGAACTCGCCTGAGTTTTGGATTGAGCATCCATGGGTGTCCAAGGCAGAGCCGGAGAAAATGGTGGCTGCGGTGACGAATGTGTCTAGGTACGACATTCTGCACCAGGCCAACCTCTACCGCATGGTGACCCTAGCTCCAGTAGATCGCTTTTTTATGAATATCCGCAGGATGTCTATGTACTTTGAAAGGCCATTCCAGTCAGGCACCGGGATGGGGCGTATCTGGCACGGATACTCTGCATATAACCCTGAGATGTACACCATAGTGGGTGACATATTCAGGATTCATTACAACTACTGCACAAGATCAAAGAAAAAGGACACACCCGCCATGAAACTGGGGCTTGCAAAAGCCCCAGTCACTGTCGAGAAAATCATTTATTACAATCGATATGCTGGATAGAGTTGACCGGCTAATTCAAGCCAAAAGCTCAGGCTTTTTTCGTTGGGAAGCAGGGATGCCAAAACGTCTGCGTTCAGAAATTTTGAATGAAAAAAAGCCAGTGATTTTTGGTCACTGGCTTTTCTTACTTGGCTTGCCCAAGCTCAGCCACACTTAAGGTAAATGGCTTGACTAGTAGCGGGCGTTTCTATTCAGCCGTTGCCGGCTGCATCTGGAAAACCGGTTTGCCGAATTAGGCCAGGTTTTCGTTCACAAAATCCCAGTTTACTAGGTTCCAGAACGCTTCCAGATACTTCGGGCGGGAGTTGCGGTAATCGATATAGTACGCGTGCTCCCACACATCCACGGTCAGCACTGGCTTGTCAGCGCCGGTCAGCGGTGTTTCTGCATTGCTGGTGCTAGCAATGGCAACGCTGCCGTCTGCTTTTTTAACCAGCCAAGTCCAGCCTGAACCGAAGTTGTTGGCCGCCTTGTCGTTGAACTCTTTCTTGAAGTCATCGAATGAACCGAAAGCTTTTTCGATAGCTTCTTTAGCTGCACCTGTGGGCTCGCCGCCGCCGTTCGGGCTCAGGCAATTCCAGTAGAAGGTGTGGTTCCATACCTGGGCTGCGTTGTTGAACAACGGGCCACTGGCGCTTTTGATGATGTCTTCGAGCGACTTGCTGGCGTTATCGGTACCTTCAACCAGGCCGTTCAGCTTGGTGACGTAAGTATTGTGGTGCTTACCGTAATGGTACTCGAGGGTTTCAGCAGAAATATGTGGTTCCAGTGCGTTCTTTTCGTAAGGCAGTGCTGGAAGTTCAAATGCCATGAGGTCGTCTCCCTGTTTCTCTTAGTTATAATTTAATGTCACTACTCTAATATAGGGTCGATTTGAGCGATATCAACCCCGTAACGCAATTCAGCCCTTGCTGTCAGCGTCTAGCGAGCTACTGAACTGAGGGCTGCCGGGCAAAAACTGCACGCAAGTTCGCACGCGCCACACCAGTTCGGCGTAACTGTCTGCTAGAACGTTTACGTGGCCAAGCTTGCGGCCAGGTCGTTCGCCTTTATTATAGAGGTGTACATGAGCGTAAGGGAGTTCCAGCAGGCGTTCAACATCTCCATGCTCTGCGATGATGTTAATCATACAGCTCACGCCGCGCGGCTCAACACTACCCAGTGAGTGCCCACTCACCGCCCGAATGTGGTTCTCAAACTGGCTCGTCATCGCGCCTTCGATAGTCCAGTGCCCTGAGTTATGAACCCGCGGAGCCATCTCATTTGCGATCAAGCCGGTGGCCGTTTCAAACAGTTCGAGCGCAAGTACGCCTACGTATTCCAACTCGTTTAGCAGAGTTTTGGTGTAGTGCTCTGCATCTTCTTGAACGTGCTTTTCCAATTTCGGCGCCGGGGCAATGGAGTAGCGCAGAATGCCCTCGTGGTGAACGTTCTCTGAAATGGGATAAAAGGCCATTTGGCCATCTTCGGCGCGCACGGCAATGATGGATACTTCACGGCTGAACTCTATAAATTTCTCGACCATCAGCTGAGGATGGCCGATGGATTCCCAGGCGGCTTCTGCATCTTCTGGGCTCTTCAGTATGGCCTGGCCTTTGCCGTCGTAGCCTTCGGTATTGGATTTTGCCACGACTGGGCAGCCCAGGCTTTGCGCTGCTTCTTTGAGGGATTCGGCGCTGTCTGCGATTTTCCACTGTGGCGTGGGGATGCCAAGTTCACCGAACAGTGTTTTTTCGGCTTCGCGGTTTTGACAAATCTTTAGCGCGCGAGGGCAGGGGTGAACGGGCTTTTCTTTCGCCAGTCTTTCGGCAACGCTTACAGGGAGGTGCTCAAACTCGTAGGTTACGCGATCTACCCGTGACAAAAAGTCGTCTAGGTATTTGCCTTCGCGATCAATGATGACTTCTCCCAGTCCAGCGCTGGGGCTGCCTGACATGTCATAGAAAACAAAGGTCTTGGCCAGCGGATATCCGGCAAGGGCGAGCATTCTTCCCAGTTGGCCGGCACCTAATACACCAATTCTCATGTGTGCTCTCTTGGATCTGGGTTGTCTAGGATCGTTTGGGTTTGTGTTGCCCGGAACTCATCAATAGCTTTACGGACATCTGCATCGGCGGTGCCAATAATCTGTGCGGCCAGCAGGCCAGCGTTTGTGGCACCGGCGTTGCCGATAGCCAGGGTACCTACAGCAACACCGCCGGGCATTTGGGCGATAGAGAGTAACGAATCAAGGCCGCTCAGGGCTTTGGATTGTACGGGTACGCCCAGTACCGGCAGGGATGTCTGGGAAGCGACCATGCCAGGTAGGTGTGCTGCGCCGCCGGCGCCTGCGATGATGACTTTTAGACCGCGGTCGGAGGCGCTTTTGGCGTAGTCAAAAAGCAGGTCCGGGGTGCGGTGGGCTGAGACGACTTTGGTTTCGTAGGCGACGCCGAGTTTGTCGAGCATGTTGGCGGCGTGTTCCATGGTGGGCCAGTCGGATTTTGAGCCCATGATAAGTCCTACAAGCGGCTGCATACGCAACTGTCCTGTGATAATTGGAAAGCCGGACATTGTATGTTTTGGCTATCTACCATGCAAGGAAGGCGGCCTCGTCATTTCAACCTACGAACAAGTGCATGTATTATCGATGGCAATTAATTGAACCGTCCATATTCAGGAGCTGTAATGGAACCCATCCGTCCAGATGACGATGAGCTAAGAGCCGAACGGCCTGTTGGTGCGCCAGATATGAAGGCGCCAGCGCAGAAGAAACCTAAGTCGGCAGCTGAGGGTGCGGGTGGTAAGCCGAAGCCACCGAAGGCGGCCAAGGGCGGTAGGAATGACAACGGTGGGGGTAGTGGTCGGTCGAGCTTGGCGGTTCTGTGGTTGTTGGTTATTGCTGTGGCTGTGGCTTTAGTGGCGGGGTGGTATTCGCAGAATCAGCGGATTCAGGTGCTTGAAGGGCAGTTGGAGGATGCGGATTACGGGGCGCGGCAGAGTAAGTTGGCGATGGCGCGGTTTGAGGGGGATCTTTCGGAAACGGGGGAGAGTCTGCAGCAGAGTCGTGCGTCGCTGGCTGAGCAGGTTGAAGCCCAGAAGAAGCAGCTTGATGCGGCGGATAGTGAGATTCGTAAGCTTTGGGTGATCGCAAACGAGCGTAACAAAAAGCAGCTGAATGATCAGCAGGAGCGCATTGCGGCTGCAGAGGCGGGGCTTGCGGAAGGTAAGAAGGCATTGGCGGATGTGGGTTCCACGGTCGAGAAGGTTCGGACGTCTTTAGGTAGCGACATTGCGGCGGTGAAGAAGCAGACGGAAACCTCGGTTGCGGCCTTGGAAGATTCTAACCGCCAGTCGGCGGAGCAGCTGACCAAGTTAAGTAAGCAGTTGGCGGATGTGGACCAGGTGGTTGAGCGGCGAGTGCGTCGTTTTGAGCAGGAGCAGAAGCTTGGAATCAGTGGCATAGAAGGGCGTTTGTCTGCTCTTGAGAAAAAGCTGTCTGGCAGCAATGGAGATAAAGAGCTCAAGAATGAGCTGGCGGCACTGAAGCGGAATGTTCAGGCTATTGATTCGTCTCGTGCTCAGGTTACGTCGCGCCTTGTGCGTTTGTCGGAAGAGGTTAATCAGCTTCGCAGCCAGGTGTCTGGTCAGTAGCTGATCTGAAGTTAATGCGGGCGCCGTTGCACGGAAGCGGGCGCTCGGTTCTGTAACGGTTTGTTATCCATCCCTTGCGGTAGCTCTCATTTATACGGTTTGGCAGTTGCTATGATCAGGCAACTCACCAAAGGATGAAGAGTTAACAACAATGAAAACCCCAGTGTCTTTTTTTGAGCCCTTCAAGCTGCGCTCGTTTTGTTTCCGTGTACTGTTAGTCGTGTCGTTGGTGTCCGCATCTGGTTGCACGGTTTATCAGTCTATTGGTAAAAGTGTCGGGTCGTTTCTGCACCCGGTTTCTGGCCACGACTTTGTACACATTGATAACGACAGCTGGGATCGCAAGCATGCGGTTCTGTATTTTTATCGCACCCACTCTCAGTGGGCCGCCGATGAGATTGAAGCGCCCAGTGTTTATATCGATGACGCCCACTATTTCAATATCCGCAACGACAGCTTCACCTGGCTTGTGGTGAGCCCCGGAGAGCGTCATATCGCCATGCGCCGGCCGCTGCTTGGTCTTGAGGGTTTGAACTCGTTCAGTTTAAGCCTGATTGCCGATGCCACCTTCAATGTTGAACCTGGCCGTATTTATTATCTGAGGTATAACGAGCTAACCGAACCGACCCAGGCCAATCCGGAGCTAGATCCCGAGCACCCCCTCGCTCAGGGTGATTTGCAACTGGTCACGCGTGATTACGCCATGCAGGGGCAGGAGATAGTTTCAACCCGCTTCCTGAACAGCGATTTGCTGGCCCCGAACCATGCCGCGGTTTCCATTGTCGAGTCCAATGAGGACGCGGATTACGAGCGGCGTATGGCGCTTCTGGAAGAAGAGCGCGAGGTGGAAATTGAAAGGCTTGAGCGCGAAGGGCAGTACGAATCAGCCTCTTGGTACTGGCCTTTTGGTGGCGGCTCTAAGGTTCCGCTTGCGACAGACCAAAAAATGGAACAGCTGGAGCAGGAATATGCGGAGCTGGAGTTAGAGCGCGAGCGCCGTGAAGCGGCAGAATCGGATGGTTGGTGGTTTTTTTAGAGTTTCCGGAAAAAGATTTGACACCGCCGGGCAAATGCTTAAAATGCGCCTCTCACTTGATTGAGCAATGAGGTCTGTTCGCAGGCAGTATTAGCATTTTCAAGTGAGTACCTTTGAAAGGTGACAAAGTGGGTGGTTAGCTCAGCTGGGAGAGCATCGCCCTTACAAGGCGAGGGTCACTGGTTCGATCCCAGTACCACCCACCACTTTCTTTCAAGGTACGCATCGAGCACTTGAGTTCGGTGCACGATTCAGGCTTAATGCCGGATCGATGCGGAGCGGTAGTTCAGTTGGTTAGAATACCGGCCTGTCACGCCGGGGGTCGCGGGTTCGAGTCCCGTCCGCTCCGCCACTTTTATTATTGTTATATTGTTCCCGGGTGGTTAGCTCAGCTGGGAGAGCATCGCCCTTACAAGGCGAGGGTCACTGGTTCGATCCCAGTACCACCCACCAGATTCCGAAAAAGGGCAAGTCCATTGGACTTGCCCTTTTTTTTGGTTCATTGCACAGGCGTGAACGGTTATTGGGACGCAGGTGGAAGCGGGTCTTTTAGTAAGCGACGAAGCAGCTTACCGGTCCCGCTGGCGGGCAGCGAGTCACGGAACTCGACGTGCCTCGGATATTTGTAAGCCGCCATATTGTCCTTCGCCCAGTCGATAATGTCCTGCTCACTGAGCTTGCCTTGATAATCGGGCTTGAGCACCACAAAGAGTTTGACGCTTTCGCCTCGCTTTTCATCCGGTACAGCCACGGCGGCGGACTGCGCAACGGCGGGATGATTCAGCATCAGAGCTTCCACGTCTTCGGGGAAAACGCTGTAACCGGAGCACTTGATCATTTCCTTGATGCGCCCCGTGAAGAAAAGATAGCCGTCTTCATCGAAATACCCTACGTCACCGGTATATACCCA from Marinobacter sp. LV10R510-11A harbors:
- the purE gene encoding 5-(carboxyamino)imidazole ribonucleotide mutase — protein: MQPLVGLIMGSKSDWPTMEHAANMLDKLGVAYETKVVSAHRTPDLLFDYAKSASDRGLKVIIAGAGGAAHLPGMVASQTSLPVLGVPVQSKALSGLDSLLSIAQMPGGVAVGTLAIGNAGATNAGLLAAQIIGTADADVRKAIDEFRATQTQTILDNPDPREHT
- a CDS encoding DUF2846 domain-containing protein, whose translation is MKTPVSFFEPFKLRSFCFRVLLVVSLVSASGCTVYQSIGKSVGSFLHPVSGHDFVHIDNDSWDRKHAVLYFYRTHSQWAADEIEAPSVYIDDAHYFNIRNDSFTWLVVSPGERHIAMRRPLLGLEGLNSFSLSLIADATFNVEPGRIYYLRYNELTEPTQANPELDPEHPLAQGDLQLVTRDYAMQGQEIVSTRFLNSDLLAPNHAAVSIVESNEDADYERRMALLEEEREVEIERLEREGQYESASWYWPFGGGSKVPLATDQKMEQLEQEYAELELERERREAAESDGWWFF